From Deinococcus aquaedulcis, a single genomic window includes:
- a CDS encoding DDE-type integrase/transposase/recombinase, with product MTPTEKRAVISSWITARVRPGRACLLVGLPKSSWHDRPQPRQDSEIRQRIRALALLHPRCGSRFIHALLVQEGQHINRKRVRRIWREEALTIKPKCSRKIRTGASIPMSAESPNHIWTYDFIFDRTLRGTTLKILTLTDEFTRQSLAVRARDSFTFADVKDVLSEVIAERGPPGFIRSDNGSYEFRLNSYTNLKYS from the coding sequence GTGACGCCCACCGAGAAACGCGCGGTGATCAGTTCCTGGATCACCGCGCGGGTCAGGCCCGGTCGGGCCTGCTTGCTGGTGGGCCTCCCGAAATCCTCCTGGCACGACCGACCACAACCGCGCCAGGACAGCGAAATCCGACAACGGATCCGCGCGCTAGCGCTGCTCCACCCTCGGTGCGGCTCCCGGTTCATCCATGCGCTGCTGGTCCAGGAAGGTCAGCACATCAACCGCAAGAGGGTTAGGCGCATCTGGCGCGAAGAAGCCCTCACGATCAAACCCAAGTGCAGCAGAAAAATCCGCACCGGAGCGTCAATTCCAATGAGCGCCGAGTCTCCCAATCACATCTGGACCTACGACTTCATCTTTGACCGGACCCTGAGAGGAACCACCCTGAAAATCCTGACCTTGACCGACGAATTCACCCGGCAGTCGTTGGCCGTGCGGGCCCGCGACTCCTTCACGTTCGCGGACGTGAAGGACGTCCTGAGCGAGGTCATCGCTGAACGTGGTCCACCAGGATTCATCCGCAGTGACAATGGT